In the Elusimicrobiaceae bacterium genome, one interval contains:
- a CDS encoding tetratricopeptide repeat protein, whose translation MRYLRVGAALCGALGMSGCLATMEDTDLLHRQLNAMNATLEQMSKNQADMNQRFERMGKSYDAQSETLKDFDSRLSRNSAKLDDLSVMFDTAMAETKSKAAAVLPSQIYGEAYANLMRRSYDSAVQGFSLYLEKFPGGELGDSCYYYLGNAYEGKDDRKNAAVAYARVLAKYPGSEFTAAARLKYAQALLALGGKDEEAKNYLRFVIKDFPYSQQAAIARAELEKLEPGSAADRTGPAAQVKPAAPPSPSLPAKKAAQPESGKRGRKNGASGSK comes from the coding sequence ATGCGATATCTGAGAGTCGGCGCGGCGCTGTGCGGTGCGCTGGGCATGAGCGGCTGTCTTGCCACGATGGAAGACACCGACCTGCTGCACCGCCAGCTTAACGCGATGAACGCCACGCTTGAGCAGATGTCGAAAAATCAGGCCGACATGAACCAGCGGTTCGAGCGGATGGGCAAGAGCTATGACGCGCAGTCCGAAACCCTGAAGGATTTTGACAGCCGGCTGTCGCGCAATTCCGCCAAACTTGACGATCTTAGCGTGATGTTTGACACCGCCATGGCGGAAACGAAAAGCAAGGCTGCCGCCGTGCTGCCCAGCCAGATTTACGGCGAAGCCTACGCCAATCTCATGCGCCGCAGTTATGACAGCGCGGTGCAGGGGTTCTCGCTTTATCTGGAAAAATTCCCCGGCGGGGAGCTGGGCGACAGCTGCTATTATTACCTTGGCAACGCCTACGAGGGCAAGGACGACCGCAAAAACGCCGCCGTAGCCTACGCCAGGGTGCTCGCCAAATATCCCGGCAGCGAATTCACCGCCGCAGCGCGGCTGAAATACGCGCAGGCGCTGCTCGCGCTGGGCGGCAAGGACGAGGAGGCGAAAAATTATCTCCGTTTCGTCATCAAGGATTTTCCTTACAGCCAGCAGGCCGCCATAGCGCGCGCCGAACTGGAAAAGCTTGAGCCGGGTTCCGCCGCGGACCGGACCGGGCCGGCGGCGCAGGTAAAACCCGCCGCGCCGCCCAGTCCTTCCCTGCCGGCGAAAAAAGCCGCCCAGCCGGAGTCAGGCAAGCGCGGGCGGAAAAACGGGGCATCCGGGTCTAAATGA